In Cercospora beticola chromosome 3, complete sequence, the following proteins share a genomic window:
- a CDS encoding uncharacterized protein (antiSMASH:Cluster_1~MEROPS:MER0034960~SMCOG1066:alpha/beta hydrolase domain-containing protein), translating to MAPSKESEALSDLFKVIASKFPRDGDPFLSRAVYDNVHKAAAECPGVTYGDEDDVAGRPALWVRPMGATPNKVMLFMHGGGYSFGSPNSHRKLTAHLAKACNVNALSIDYRMTPEHPYPAPLDDCVNAYEWLLDKGYAPDGIVLAGDSCGGGLVSAVPLEARKRGLPLPGASVAMSPWYDLTLGSDSLARNKEKDVLGTKEFVNMLADLYTNGNQELRKDPVLSPLFGDLQGLNPHWISVAGHDTLLDDGIKFAEKAKKAGVEVNLVEAEGQQHVFEFLAGKAPEADESIKNIGQWVKQKIGS from the exons ATGGCCCCGAGCAAAGAGTCAGAAGCACTGTCCGATCTGTTCAAGGTTATCGCATCCAAGTTCCCTCGAGACGGCGATCCTTTCCTCTCGCGAGCAGTATACGACAATGTCCACAAAGCAGCTGCAGAATGTCCAGGTGTAACATatggagatgaagacgatgtaGCTGGTCGGCCAGCGCTATGGGTTCGCCCAATGGGAGCTACTCCGAACAAG GTCATGCTCTTCATGCACGGAGGCGGCTATTCCTTTGGAAGTCCCAATAGCCATCGCAAGCTCACAGCCCATCTGGCCAAGGCGTGCAACGTGAATGCATTGTCTATTGACTACAGAATGACGCCTGAGCATCCCTACCCGGCGCCACTTGACGACTGCGTCAATGCATACGAATGGCTTCTGGACAAGGGCTATGCACCAGACGGTATCGTCCTGGCTGGTGACTCCTGCGGTGGTGGACTCGTATCCGCCGTGCCTCTCGAAGCTCGCAAACGCGGTCTGCCTCTTCCCGGAGCATCCGTCGCCATGTCGCCTTGGTACGACCTCACTCTAGGCTCCGATTCTCTCGCGCGCAACAAGGAAAAGGATGTACTCGGCACGAAAGAATTCGTGAATATGCTCGCAGATCTTTACACGAATGGAAATCAAGAACTCCGAAAAGATCCTGTCCTCAGTCCTCTGTTTGGCGATTTGCAAGGACTCAACCCGCACTGGATCTCGGTCGCTGGTCATGACACTCTTTTAGACGACGGCATCAAGTTTGcagagaaagcgaagaaggctggaGTGGAAGTGAATCTGGTTGAAGCTGAAGGACAGCAGCATGTGTTTGAATTCCTGGCCGGTAAGGCACCTGAAGCGGATGAGTCGATCAAGAATATTGGACAGTGGGTCAAGCAGAAGATTGGCTCGTGA
- a CDS encoding uncharacterized protein (antiSMASH:Cluster_1) encodes MRGRHSLFFQAFALFIPHGGAQWLNTFSCPANNNTFVTDSTGGNYRITCGADPNPNGGTNTLAVASWNECFDTCTLNATCTAFTYLGVALGNGRGTCNFKARWNGGNNLRDRNWDNRYIGAVRQVVSAQNPTCPAVDGRYVTDDTGAQYLVSCGGDTSPTTAISSSSVPNFNDCFISCSNNPSCVAWTYRGGVNGLGTGTCSLKANQPGGAQFVPSTSSYVSGIRVAPVPPSSSNNFACASGSTTYTDTNGVAYVTRCGDETLPFAAVSQQPGSNANDCWAACSSNAACTGWTYRRNDFVSTTAGAGTCFYKGANTGGTGNGFYTRNNTLMISAIKAANYDPAQNGPRPNSFSCPEVDGTVVTDVDGGQYRMRCGFDTNPSDTASTLYITTSTTFNACYRSCSSNSTCGGFTWNAITTTGLCYFKAAPVFRSGTYDARLISAIRATPITNFTCPAVNGTVVTDLNNVQYRIKCYDDTTPTDPALTIYQTSATNWNECFASCSANATCSAFNYNAGTSTCFYKTGPAGYRNFRNPNQDFVAAVRIVSQNNYTCSAGQRTLYSDVRGTLYITSCGDDTTPPDTLSQQVVGYGGINDCWDSCSTNTACAGMTFNGNSYSNGIGGGTCVYKGSTANGTPNSFVAANNPLLASSLKLARYAPLTSSYTCPAQQDLSTVTDANTGLPYVLRCGGDTAGTAFATFNATSGFNDCITQCTADTRCTTWTYTGATNGAGPGTCALKSSNSTGFTPATGAGSQNRVAGIQQRAYDGSNGAIAATTVFPPAATQVATQIILVTTTILQPVPTTILSTISRLTTITSSVTVTATNIATLPDTTLRVTSVQVVPTTIATIQAITITVSTITTQTIVTVIPTTIVQTLSAATTNLLATGINTATTTLRAVVTVTPVQSVQPTYTVTG; translated from the exons ATGCGCGGGAGACactcgctcttcttccaggCCTTCGCGCTCTTCATCCCCCATGGAGGCGCACAGTGGCTGAACACTTTCTCTTGC CctgccaacaacaacacgtTCGTCACAGATAGTACGGGCGGAAACTATCGCATAACTTGTGGTGCCGACCCGAATCCCAATGGCGGCACCAATACCTTGGCTGTAGCGAGCTGGAATGAATGTTTCGACACAT GCACCTTGAATGCGACCTGCACTGCGTTCACATACCTTGGTGTCGCTCTAGGAAACGGACGCGGCACATGCAATTTCAAGGCCAGGTGGAACGGAGGAAACAACCTTCGAGACCGTAATTGGGACAACCGTTACATCGGCGCTGTCAGACAAGTCGTGAGCGCGCAAAACCCGACTTGC CCTGCTGTCGATGGAAGATATGTTACGGACGATACTGGCGCGCAGTATCTCGTGAGCTGTGGCGGTGATACGAGTCCAACTACGGCTatctcttcatcctcggtgCCGAACTTCAACGACTGTTTTATCAGCT GTAGCAACAACCCCTCATGTGTTGCCTGGACCTACAGGGGAGGCGTCAACGGCCTCGGCACTGGAACTTGTTCCCTCAAAGCTAACCAACCAGGCGGGGCCCAATTCGTTCCAAGCACGAGTTCATACGTATCGGGCATCAGAGTCGCCCCTGTTCCTCCATCATCGAGCAACAACTTTGCCTGC GCGTCAGGCAGCACGACGTATACGGATACTAACGGCGTCGCGTATGTCACCCGATGTGGAGATGAGACCTTGCCTTTCGCCGCTGTTTCCCAACAGCCCGGAAGCAATGCGAATGACTGTTGGGCCGCGT GTTCCAGTAACGCCGCTTGTACCGGCTGGACGTACCGACGTAACGATTTCGTGTCGACCACCGCTGGCGCGGGCACATGCTTCTACAAGGGCGCGAACACGGGCGGAACTGGCAACGGCTTCTATACACGCAACAACACGTTAATGATCTCCGCAATCAAGGCCGCCAACTACGACCCGGCCCAAAACGGTCCGCGCCCAAACAGCTTCAGTTGC CCTGAAGTCGATGGAACGGTAGTTACAGATGTCGATGGCGGGCAGTATCGCATGAGATGTGGCTTCGACACAAATCCAAGCGACACTGCCTCGACTCTCTATATAACCACGTCGACCACTTTCAATGCGTGTTACCGCAGTT GTAGTTCCAATTCCACGTGCGGTGGCTTCACCTGGAATGCAATAACTACCACTGGACTCTGCTATTTCAAAGCCGCGCCCGTATTCCGGAGCGGCACCTACGATGCGAGATTAATATCTGCGATTAGGGCGACTCCAATTACTAATTTTACTTGC CCTGCGGTCAATGGAACGGTAGTTACAGATCTCAATAATGTGCAGTATCGCATAAAATGCTACGACGACACGACTCCGACAGACCCTGCCTTGACTATCTATCAGACTTCTGCGACGAATTGGAATGAGTGTTTCGCCAGTT GTAGCGCCAATGCCACGTGCAGTGCCTTCAACTACAATGCCGGTACTAGCACCTGTTTTTACAAGACCGGACCAGCTGGATACCGCAATTTTAGGAATCCAAATCAGGATTTCGTGGCTGCCGTCAGGATCGTATCACAGAACAACTATACTTGC TCCGCGGGTCAAAGAACACTTTACTCGGATGTCAGAGGAACCCTTTACATTACGAGTTGTGGTGATGATACAACCCCGCCGGATACTCTTTCCCAGCAAGTAGTCGGATATGGTGGTATTAACGACTGCTGGGATTCGT GTTCTACCAACACCGCGTGTGCTGGAATGACGTTCAATGGCAATTCTTACTCGAACGGTATCGGCGGGGGAACTTGCGTTTACAAGGGCTCGACCGCGAATGGAACCCCGAACAGCTTTGTGGCTGCTAACAACCCTCTGTTGGCTTCATCGCTCAAACTCGCCAGATACGCCCCTCTTACGTCCTCATACACCTGTCCAGCCCAACAAGACCTGAGTACCGTCACCGATGCAAACACTGGCTTGCCCTACGTTCTGCGCTGCGGCGGTGACACTGCTGGCACTGCATTCGCAACCTTCAATGCCACCTCCGGGTTCAACGACTGCATTACGCAGTGTACTGCCGATACTCGTTGTACCACTTGGACCTACACTGGCGCGACCAACGGCGCTGGGCCAGGAACATGCGCGCT CAAATCGAGTAACTCAACAGGCTTTACCCCAGCAACAGGTGCTGGATCCCAAAACCGCGTCGCCGGAATTCAACAGCGCGCCTACGATGGCAGCAACGGCGCAATCGCGGCTACGACAGTCTTCCCGCCCGCGGCTACTCAAGTCGCCACACAGATCATTCTCGTCACTACGACGATTCTTCAGCCAGTGCCAACGACCATACTGTCTACAATCTCGCGACTGACCACTATTACATCGAGTGTGACAGTGACCGCCACGAATATCGCGACTTTACCTG ATACTACACTGCGAGTCACTTCCGTGCAAGTGGTGCCTACAACCATCGCCACCATCCAggccatcaccatcaccgtCAGCACAATCACTACTCAGACAATCGTCACCGTGATCCCCACGACCATCGTGCAGACCCTCAGCGCAGCGACCACCAACCTTCTGGCTACTGGCATCAACACTGCAACGACCACATTGCGAGCCGTGGTAACCGTTACCCCAGTCCAGTCCGTTCAGCCAACGTACACGGTCACCGGCTAG